The nucleotide sequence TCCTCTCCCAAAAGCGCGTTCTTGTCTATGGAAAGAAAGGCCTTGGCGTCCACTATCGGCTTGCCGACTGTCTTGGTTTTGGGGAAGCTGGAACGAAGGATATTTTCCGGGACGCTTAGCAGTTCGGCTAATCTTTGGAGCCAATGCGTCTGCTCCACCTGATTGGGAATTTTAACGATTTTAGCCAGCAGTATCTCGGCGATTTTCTTTTTGCCCTCCACTTTGGATTTGTCGTATTTTTTAAAAGTTTTTTGGAAATAATATTCCATGATGGATTCGGAATTTTTAATCGCCTCGCGCCACTGCTCCGCGCCAGCCGGTTTTGACCGCACCAGTTCGTCCGGGTCTTTGAACCCTGCCGGCAAAGTGATGACTTTTATATTTAACCCTTCGGCCAAGGCCAAATCAATGCCGCGTTCGGCCGCGCCTTCGCCCGCCGGGTCGCTGTCAAAAGCCAGCGCCAGATTATTAGTGTAACGTTTTAAAAGTTTGATTTGCTCCACGGTCAAAGCCGTGCCCGAGGAAGCAACGGCATTGGCCACTCCCCCGTCATGAGAAGCAATGACATCCATATTGCCTTCCACGAGAATCGCTAAATCATTTTTCCTGATTTCTTGTTTGGCAAAATTAAGTCCGTAAATCACCCGGCTCTTGTTATATAACATGGTTTCCGGAGTATTGACGTATTTGCCCACGCCTTCTTTCTCCGGCCCGAGAATGCGTCCCGTGAAACCGACGACGTTATTATTGGCATCCCAAATCGGAAACATCAGCCGCCCGCGGAAGCGGTCGTAAAATCCGAAATTCTTTCCGGTGCGCAGCGAAGCGGACGGGTCTTTTTTGACCGTGAGCCCGGCTAAAAAAATTTCTTCCTCGCTAAAACCTTTTTTGAGTAAAGCTTTCCCTAAACTATCCCAATTGTCCGGCGCATAACCCAGACGAAATTGTTCAAT is from Patescibacteria group bacterium and encodes:
- the dnaG gene encoding DNA primase, translating into MSDIEDIKNRLDIVEVVREYVQLKQAGSNWKACCPFHNEKTPSFMVSKDKQIWHCFGCAEGGDVFKFIQKIEGVEFPEALRLLAEKAGVKLTRYNPEVSDKKSKLVEVAEAASRFFHAVLLNSDAGKIARDYLAKRQVSAEMIEQFRLGYAPDNWDSLGKALLKKGFSEEEIFLAGLTVKKDPSASLRTGKNFGFYDRFRGRLMFPIWDANNNVVGFTGRILGPEKEGVGKYVNTPETMLYNKSRVIYGLNFAKQEIRKNDLAILVEGNMDVIASHDGGVANAVASSGTALTVEQIKLLKRYTNNLALAFDSDPAGEGAAERGIDLALAEGLNIKVITLPAGFKDPDELVRSKPAGAEQWREAIKNSESIMEYYFQKTFKKYDKSKVEGKKKIAEILLAKIVKIPNQVEQTHWLQRLAELLSVPENILRSSFPKTKTVGKPIVDAKAFLSIDKNALLGEELLGLTLRHSRFLPKVVKVILPEMFNNPQLRDIYKEMVSYYNKYTGFDLDDFRKNLAEQDDFIERLLLLADKDFSDAESGKVEAELELLLKHCRMNYLANLKKATAEEIKLAEKGGDAAKMSELTEELQRLNEEWRKIN